The Glycine soja cultivar W05 chromosome 3, ASM419377v2, whole genome shotgun sequence genome window below encodes:
- the LOC114405922 gene encoding uncharacterized protein LOC114405922, translated as MFCGMGDVVPQAYPLEGVPNRRLERGLGAGVPVLRGGCRGPSPRRNNSRGAMAAGRQSYSPELRTDAGLGKEDEGEAEEWLGFSRLATRRRRSSNFSVTTIWLEASREIASSMCSNGDLARGESAMGEGNESTKFVKNQRTS; from the exons ATGTTTTGCGGGATGGGCGACGTTGTTCCACAAGCTTATCCTCTTGAAGGCGTGCCAAACCGGCGGCTTGAACGAGGGTTAGGGGCTGGAGTGCCTGTACTTCGCGGCGGATGTCGGGGTCCAAGCCCGAGACGAAACAACTCAAGAGGAGCGATGGCGGCAGGCCGACAATCCTATTCGCCAGAGCTTCGAACTGATGCAG GGTTAGGTAAGGAAGATGAAGGCGAAGCTGAGGAGTGGCTCGGGTTTTCGAGATTAGCTACTCGAAGGAGGAGATCCTCTAATTTTTCAGTAACGACAATTTGGCTTGAGGCAAGCAGGGAGATTGCTTCTTCAATGTGTTCCAATGGAGATTTAGCTCGAGGGGAGTCCGCCATGGGAGAAGGAAATGAAAGCACCAAATTTGTTAAGAACCAAAGAACTTCCTAG
- the LOC114405920 gene encoding cytochrome P450 71B37-like isoform X1: MNILAAGTDTTAATSVWAMTALVKNPRVMKKVQEEVRNVGGTKDFLDEDDIQKLPYFKAMIKETLRLHLPSQLLIPRESTEECIVDGYRIPAKTIVYVNAWVIQRDPEVWKNPEEFCPERFLDSAIDFRGQDFELIPFGAGRRICPGIPMAAVILELVLANLLHSFDWKLPQGMVKEDIDVEVLPGITQHKKNHLCLRAKTRSHILMLEGTSCDENN; encoded by the exons ATG AACATACTTGCAGCAGGTACAGATACCACTGCAGCCACATCAGTTTGGGCTATGACAGCCCTAGTAAAAAACCCTAGAGTAATGAAGAAAGTTCAAGAAGAAGTTAGAAATGTGGGGGGAACAAAAGATTTCTTAGATGAAGATGATATTCAAAAACTTCCCTATTTCAAGGCAATGATAAAAGAGACGTTGAGATTGCACCTACCAAGTCAACTACTTATACCAAGAGAATCAACTGAAGAGTGCATTGTAGATGGCTACCGAATTCCAGCCAAGACAATTGTGTATGTGAATGCTTGGGTTATTCAAAGAGACCCTGAAGTTTGGAAAAATCCCGAAGAATTTTGTCCTGAAAGATTCTTAGATAGTGCTATAGATTTTCGTGGACAAGATTTCGAATTAATTCCTTTTGGTGCAGGTCGTAGAATTTGCCCAGGTATACCTATGGCGGCTGTGATATTAGAACTTGTCCTTGCTAATCTTCTGcattcctttgattggaaattgcCGCAAGGGATGGTAAAGGAAGACATTGATGTTGAAGTATTGCCGGGAATTACCCAACACAAGAAGAATCATCTTTGTCTTCGTGCCAAGACCAGGAGCCATATATTAATGCTAGAAGGAACCAGTTGTGATGAAAATAATTAG
- the LOC114405920 gene encoding cytochrome P450 71B37-like isoform X2: MTALVKNPRVMKKVQEEVRNVGGTKDFLDEDDIQKLPYFKAMIKETLRLHLPSQLLIPRESTEECIVDGYRIPAKTIVYVNAWVIQRDPEVWKNPEEFCPERFLDSAIDFRGQDFELIPFGAGRRICPGIPMAAVILELVLANLLHSFDWKLPQGMVKEDIDVEVLPGITQHKKNHLCLRAKTRSHILMLEGTSCDENN, translated from the coding sequence ATGACAGCCCTAGTAAAAAACCCTAGAGTAATGAAGAAAGTTCAAGAAGAAGTTAGAAATGTGGGGGGAACAAAAGATTTCTTAGATGAAGATGATATTCAAAAACTTCCCTATTTCAAGGCAATGATAAAAGAGACGTTGAGATTGCACCTACCAAGTCAACTACTTATACCAAGAGAATCAACTGAAGAGTGCATTGTAGATGGCTACCGAATTCCAGCCAAGACAATTGTGTATGTGAATGCTTGGGTTATTCAAAGAGACCCTGAAGTTTGGAAAAATCCCGAAGAATTTTGTCCTGAAAGATTCTTAGATAGTGCTATAGATTTTCGTGGACAAGATTTCGAATTAATTCCTTTTGGTGCAGGTCGTAGAATTTGCCCAGGTATACCTATGGCGGCTGTGATATTAGAACTTGTCCTTGCTAATCTTCTGcattcctttgattggaaattgcCGCAAGGGATGGTAAAGGAAGACATTGATGTTGAAGTATTGCCGGGAATTACCCAACACAAGAAGAATCATCTTTGTCTTCGTGCCAAGACCAGGAGCCATATATTAATGCTAGAAGGAACCAGTTGTGATGAAAATAATTAG
- the LOC114405923 gene encoding cytochrome P450 71A1-like — translation MIRFTAMLSTILLPLVLCLTLLVLLLFFIRNLRTFKNPPLPPGPKGLPIIGNLHQFDSSILYLQLWQLSKKYGPIFSLQLGLRPAIVVSSPKLAKEVLKNHDLEFSGRPKLLGQQKLSYNGSEIAFSPYNEYWRQIRKICVVHIFSSKRVSSFSSIRNCEVKQMIKKISGHASSSGVTNLNELLMSLSSTIMCRVAFGRRYEDEGSEKSRFHVLLNELQAMMSTFFVSDYIPFTGWIDKLKGLHARLERNFKEFDKFYQEVIDEHMDPNRQQMEEHDMVDVLLQLKNDRSLSIDLTYDHIKGVLMDILVAGTDTTAATSVWAMTALIKNPRVMKKVQEEIRNVGGTKDFLDEDDVQKLSYFKAMIKETFRLYPPATLLVPRESNEECIIHGYRIPAKTILYVNAWVIHRDPESWKNPQEFIPERFLDSDVDFRGQDFQLIPFGTGRRSCPGLPMAVVILELVLANLLHSFDWELPQGMIKEDIDVQVLPGLTQHKKNDLCLCAKTRSHI, via the exons ATGATAAGATTTACCGCTATGCTTTCCACAATATTGTTACCACTTGTTCTATGTCTTACTCTCCTTGTGCTTCTCTTGTTCTTCATCCGCAATCTCAGAACCTTCAAGAACCCACCCCTTCCTCCAGGTCCTAAAGGCCTTCCAATAATAGGAAATTTACATCAATTTGATAGTTCCATTCTTTATCTGCAGCTATGGCAACTCTCAAAGAAATATGGCCCTATATTTTCTCTTCAATTAGGGTTAAGGCCAGCCATAGTTGTTTCCTCTCCTAAACTAGCCAAAGAGGTACTGAAAAACCATGACCTAGAGTTTAGTGGACGAcctaaattacttggccaacaGAAATTGTCCTATAATGGGTCAGAGATTGCATTTTCCCCATACAATGAATATTGGAGACAAATTAGAAAAATTTGTGTTGTCCATATCTTTAGCTCCAAGCGTGTCTCTAGCTTTTCCTCTATAAGAAATTGTGAGGTGaagcaaatgataaaaaaaatatctgggCATGCCTCTTCTTCGGGTGTTACAAACTTGAATGAGTTACTCATGTCTCTCTCAAGCACTATAATGTGTAGAGTAGCTTTTGGGAGAAGGTATGAGGACGAAGGAAGTGAAAAGAGTAGGTTCCATGTGTTGCTCAATGAGCTTCAGGCCATGATGAGTACTTTCTTTGTTTCAGACTATATTCCATTCACGGGTTGGATTGATAAACTCAAAGGATTGCATGCACGACTTGAACGAAATTTCAAGGAGTTCGATAAGTTCTACCAAGAAGTCATTGATGAGCACATGGATCCcaatagacaacaaatggaggAACATGATATGGTTGATGTCTTGCTTCAATTGAAGAATGATCGTTCTCTTTCAATTGATCTCACTTACGATCACATCAAAGGGGTCCTCATG GACATACTGGTAGCAGGGACAGATACAACTGCAGCTACATCAGTTTGGGCTATGACTGCCCTCATAAAAAACCCTAGAGTAATGAAGAAAGTTCAAGAAGAAATTAGAAATGTGGGAGGCACAAAAGATTtcttagatgaagatgatgttcAAAAACTTTCCTATTTCAAGGCAATGATAAAGGAGACATTTAGATTGTACCCACCAGCCACACTACTTGTACCAAGAGAATCAAATGAAGAGTGCATTATACATGGCTATCGAATTCCAGCTAAGACAATATTATACGTGAATGCTTGGGTTATTCATAGAGATCCCGAATCTTGGAAAAATCCTCAAGAGTTTATTCCCGAAAGATTCTTGGATAGCGACGTAGATTTTCGTGGACAAGATTTCCAACTAATTCCTTTTGGAACAGGTCGCAGAAGTTGCCCAGGTTTACCTATGGCAGTTGTGATATTAGAACTTGTTCTTGCTAATCTTCTTCATTCCTTTGATTGGGAATTGCCACAAGGGATGATAAAGGAAGACATTGATGTTCAAGTATTGCCAGGACTCACCCAACACAAGAAGAACGATCTTTGTCTTTGTGCCAAGACTAGGAGCCATATATAA